The nucleotide window aaagagcagcagtaaagtaacagtagcgaggctttatacagggggtacaggtacagagtcaatgtggaggctttatacaaagggtacaggtacagagtcaatgtgttgggGCACCGgttaaagttccttggtgtccacaagcTGTTGAGCTGTTTTGAAACTTCTCTTTTGTGGAACCTCACATGCACCCTGCTAACTCCCCAGAGGCCTGAGTGTTGTGCTTCTCATTCGCCATTCTGGGCAGTGTGGTGTAGGTGACACAGCATCAGCACATCAAGCCTAGACCCTAGACCTCTGTTAAAACAAACCTCAATTATGTCGAAAGAAACAGTTCCTCTCTGAGAGCTAATTTACTTTTCAGTCTCGCCAAAATAAAATGCCgtaaaacataaaatatatactgtatattcaatTAAAAAAAATCTTGCAATTCATTGGTGATCATTTGTAGTTTAATAAGTCCTATAGTTGGTTGGAAAATATTCTGTTCGCTTTGGTGCATAAAATATAGCTGTATTATCATGACAATGTGATCAGGAAGGAACGGAATTACAGGTCTATTGTTACAAAAAGAAGACATTAAACAATACATGTTTAAATTAATTTAAATCAGATACAAGTCAGATGAAAATATAAcctacattttaaaatgtcatattGCATAATGCAATTGTAAGTAAAACATCTGTCATGATAGTAGCTTTTCTCTTTGACAAACTGCTCCAAAAAATGGTATGCAACGTTATTACTATTTCTCAGTAGAAGAAACGTATTTCTAAATAATATTCTGTAATTAATTTCCTTATTTGCACTTTTGAGACAGTGTCAAAATATCACTATtttcccgggtggcgcagtggttaagggcgctgtactgcagcgccagctgtgccaccagagaccctgggttcgcgcccagactCTGTCGtaaaccggccgcgaccgggaggtccgtgaaTTGTGACTTGTGAATTGGCACAAGTAAAACAAATGTCATACAAGATTAATCATTATTTCACTTAGTTATTTGTTGTTTGCTGCCAGTTCTTCAGGTTCATACCTCTTGCTTCAGGGTGACCATGGGCTAGAAAGAAACATtgcacatgtatttatttaaccacaCAGGAAGTTATCTTTGAGACCCATGTCTGTTTTTTGAGTGAGCCCTGCAAGGAATGTGTTGCTTGGTTATGCAGTGTGTCCCACTCAGTAAATACACTTGTCGCGATAAATAAGTATATATTTAATTAAATGTACATAAtaaagtataataataataaagtatAATAAGTATAATAAATGTTTAACATATCACATGAATGTTCAGCCAGTCAGTATAATAAACAGTCTCACCAGAATGTTCAGCCAGTCAGTATAATAAATGTATAACATATCACATGAATGTTCAGCCAGTCAGTATAATAAATGTATAACATATCACATGAATGTTCAGCCAGTCAGTATAATAAACAGTAGAGTCTCACCAGAATGTTCAGCCCAGTCAGTATAATAAACAGAGTCTCACCAGAATGTTCAGCCAGTCAGTATAATAAACAGAGTCTCACCAGAATGTTCAGCCAGTCAGTATAATAAACAGTAGAGTCTCACCAGAATGTTCAGCCCAGTCAGTATAATAAACAGTAGAGTCTCACCAGAATGTTCAGCCAGTCAGTATAATAAACAGTAGAGTCTCACCAGAATGTTCAGCCCAGTCAGTATAATAAACAGAGTCTCACCAGAATGTTCAGCCCAGTCAGTATAATAAACAGAGTCTCACCAGAATGTTCAGCCAGTCAGTATAATAAACAGTAGAGTCTCACCAGAATGTTCAGCCAGTCAGTATAATAAACAGAGTCTCACCAGAATGTTCAGCCAGTCAGTATAATAAACAGTAGAGTCTCACCAGAATGTTCAGCCCAGTCAGTATAATAAACAGTAGAGTCTCACCAGAATGTTCAGCCAGTCAGTATAATAAACAGAGTCTCACCAGAATGTTCAGCCCAGTCAGTATAATAAACAGAGTCTCACCAGAATGTTCAGCCAGTCAGTATAATAAACAGTAGAGTCTCACCAGAATGTTCAGCCCAGTCAGTATAATAAACAGAGTCTCACCAGAATGTTCAGCCCAGTCAGTATAATAAACAGAGTCTCACCAGAATGTTCAGCCCAGTCAGTATAATAAACAGTAGAGTCTCACCAGAATGTTCAGCCCAGTCAGTATAATAAACAGAGTCTCACCAGAATGTTCAGCCCAGTCAGTATAATAAACAGTAGAGTCTCACCAGAATGTTCAGCCCAGTCAGTATAATAAACAGTAGAGTCTCACCAGAATGTTCAGCCAGTCAGTATAATAAACAGAGTCTCACCAGAATGTTCAGCCAGTCAGTATAATAAACAGAGTCTCACCAGAATGTTGAAGTGCTGTCTGCACACGGCTTTACTCTCCCAGTAGATCGCCACCATGGAAACAACCAGTTCAATGACCAGGAGAACTACAATCATCCATTTGATACCAGAAAATACCTGACAAAGAGAATAGTAACTTAATACACTTAATGCACATGATTTTTTCTGGTTTAATTTGATGTTGATAAGCTGTTTCGGTTTAGCATTTTGTTTGTGGAGAACATTTacacataattacaaagcaaacaaacagttcAGTATCCATATGGCGTTATCTAATTTCAATGCTTGTACTATTCCACCTCATTAACAAATCAATACTAATGAATTCATTCAATGTAATAAACAAACAATGAAGTAATTAACTCTGGAACCTCTTGATGGTCCCCGTGGAAACCGTGAGAGGCGGGGACAGTGCAGAGAACAACAGCAGCTACTGTCCAGAAACAACTGACAATGTTCAAGGAAAATGACAGTTTGGTCTGTTGGTAGTGGAGAAAAACATGTTTATGATATATTTGATGTGTAATATTTTCATAATAATTTATAATAATCTACAATTATTTCATATTTGATCCATGACTGAATTTAGATATATTTGTAAAGTTGGAACTTACCACACACATACTTGGAGAATGACCTGCAGCATAGGTCAGCATTCCAGCAACAACAAACTTTATAAAACAAATAGGTTTTTTTGTTCCTTCATTATTTGAGAGACTGATGACAAATTCAATCAACAGTACATGTATTATCCTCATTGTAGAGTTCACACTTCACACACAATGCACACTGACGACAGGAGAGAATAACGGATAGAGACGACACAAAGCTTTGGTCCAACATCGGTTGTATCAAACATGTGTCTAATCCAATAATTGATGATGACACAAACTACTTTGTGGGCTGATTGCAGTGGTTCTTACCAGGACACTGGGCACGGTGAAGATCAGAACTAATTTGCTTTGCTGGACAAACAGTAGCCCCAGAATCAAGAGAAGGACTCCAGCAATGAGCTGAGCCGCCTAAAACGAGAAGAAGAAGATGTAATCAGACAGATGAGAAAATATCCCAGAAACTGGCCCTTACATGAACATACACCAAATGTTCAACGTAACTTCTGCTCATCATGAATGTATTTTAATCATCCACAGATTAGCCTGAAGTCCATTTATAATCGGCTGTATAGGAACATGTTTGCCATTCGTACCCCCAGAGCTTTAGGCTGACCCTTGAGGAAGACCTTGTAGACATCTTTGAAGACACAGTGGAAGTTGTCAGGCATCAGCTGGCCCTCCTGAGCATTTCTGAGACTGCCCAGAGGTATAGTGATGACCATGCACTCATCTGACTGAAATGTGTACTTCATTTCCCTGGGAACAATACATTTCATTAAagggagaaaaataaaataaaaactactTTAGTGAATATAGAGGAAGACAAGTGCTTCCAATGACATAATTAGTAAACCATTAATAGGTCATTAGTAGGCAATGCCTCCTCACAACTGGTCAAAATCACACGATGCAcaatgatgatgtcattggaaacacataTCTTTCTCTATATTTCTTTACTACAGAACATAGAAACgcaccattttcacatatgttgatgttggggtggtgctggagacgATGAATATGAAGTTTCTCTTTATTAACACATCATGTAGACAATAACACTACTGATGTGATGAGGACACTGTAATGTAACGTGACCAATAAAAACTACCGTAATAATGTTGCTGAAATAAACCATAAACTGTTGTAATAACTCTATGGACATTGTAATTAAATGGAAACACGTCATGAATAATGGAAGGTAATAGGAAGAACAAGGTTTCATGAAGTTTACAAACCTGCCGCTGTTCGTTTCTAAATTTATGGAGGAAGTCACACTTGGAGGGCGTCTGCGCTGGTCTGGTAAGCAAGCTGTGATGGACAAAGACATTTTCATacacatgcacagagagagagagagagagagagagagagagagagagagagagagagagagagagagagagagagagagagagagagagggagagagggagggagagagggagagagagagagagagaatgagagagagaacaagagggagagagagagagagagagagaatgagagagagagacagagaatgagagagagagagaatgagagagagaacaagagggagagagagagagacagagaaccagagggagagagagagagggggagagagagaaatagagaaccagagagagagaaccagagagggggagagagagaaccagagagagagagaaccagagagggagagagagagagagagagagaaccagagagggggagagagagagagagaaccagagagagagagagagaaccagagagggagagagagagaaccagagagagagagagaaccagagagagagagaaccagagagagagagagaaccagagagagagagaaccagagagagagagaaccagagagggagCACTGAGATAAATTATGTTTGTTGAAAACCCTCAAGCTGAGTGGATGAGCTTCGGGTACAAGGTGAACTGAATTCACAGGTGGAAAAGTTCTTCAGAAACTGAATAGTCTACATACAACAACGTTCATTAAGTGTTGTAGTGTGTTTCTGAGCGCTTCACACCATCTCTCTCATCACCTGAAACTAACAGCACATGTGGTTTGAACAATTGGAGGACGTGGCGCCTCTTGTCTTTAAATCAGCAGATATCTCATCTGATAGGGTGGCCATTGTGGTCAACAGTTTAGAAGAGCTTCCTCCACGGCAATAGAGGAAATGGTGAGAAGCCAACTATTACAGGGCGCAGACACAGTGATGCTGAAGAAGGCACTTCACGTGCATATTTTTTAGGGAACAACAGTACGAGCATTAAATCAACTCTGGTGAGTGTGAATGTGAGAAATGTCAATATAATAATAGTGATAGTTTTAATGTAAATGTATATCATATGAATGCAGTTGTCAATATTTCATGTTAATGATCCTATATGTAAAAATAGGCGAGACACTCGGATTTCTCTCACAACAGTTTCAAGCTAAATGTAGGCTATAATGACTGTTTTGATAAGAtgttgatggtgatgatgatgttgatggtgatgatgctgttgatggtggtgatgatgttgatgatgatgatgctgttgatgatgatgatgttgatgttgaatgttgatgttgatgttgatgatgatgatgatgatggtggtgatgatgatgttgatgatgatgttgatgttgaatgttgatgttgatgttgatgatgatgatgatgttgatggtggtgatgatgttgatgatgatgatgctgttgatgatgatgctgttgatgatgatgatgttgaatgttgatgttgatgatgatgatgatggtggtggtgatgacgaTGAATTCAGGAGATAAAAACATGATCAGGACTATTTCAGACAATAATACATTGGATGATAATTATTATGATTGTTGCAATTAAAGAAATAGATGAAGggtatacagtgtatatatatatcaaacTGTTATGATTGCATTATAACTTCAGAAGTTTATACTCATCATATTCCCACAGGTATTGTCACTGAGACGTCATGGCTTGTGCAGACATCCCTATGGACATCCTGGGTCCTGAATCTGAGGAGCAGGAGTACGAGGAGGCCGGTGACCAGAGAGGAGAAACACTGATCAAGTATTACCAAGCAACTGAACTAATGCCTGCTCCCAAAGGACCACTCCATGACCTGTTGCTGAAGCAGCCTGCTGTGTTGGGGGTACGACCATAGATACTAGGAGCTCTATATAATACCATATTATACTGCTCTTTATCTATGAGCATAGATACTAGGAGCTCAATATAACACCATATTATACTGCTCTTTATCTATGAGCATAGATACTAGGAGCTCTATATAATACCATATTATACTGCTCTTTATCTATGACCATAAATACTAAGAGGTCTATATAATCTCATGCTCTTTATCTATGACCATAGATACTAAGAGCTCTATATAATCTCATGCTCTTTATCTATGACCATAGACACTAAGAGCTCTATATAATCTCATGCTCTTTATCTATGACCATAGATACTAAGAGCTCTATATAATCTCATGCTCTTTATCTATGACCATAAATACTAAGAGCTCTATATAATCTCATGCTCTTTATCTATGACCATAGACACTAAGAGCTCTATATAATCTCATGCTCTTCATCTATGACCATAGATACTAAGAGCTCAATATAATCTTATGCTCTTTATCTATGAGCATAGACACTAAGAGCTCTATATAATACCATATTATACTGCTCTTTATCTATGACCATAGGCACTAAGAGCTCTATATAATCTCATGCTCTTTATCTATGACCATAAATACTAAGAGCTCTATGTAACACCATATTATACTGCTCTTTATCTATGACCATAGACACTAAGAGCTCTATATAATCTCATGCTCTTTATCTATGGGCATAAATACTAAGAGCTCAATATGATCTTATGGTCTTTGTCTATGGGCATAGATAGATACTAAGAGCTCTATATAATCTCATGCTCTTTATCTATGGGCATAAATACTAAGAGCTCAATATAATCTTATGCTCTTTGTCCATGGGCATAGATACTAAGAGCTCTATATAATCTTATGCTCTTTGTCCATGGGCATAGATACTAAGAGCTCTATATAATCTATGGGCATAGCCGTGGGAAGTAGTTTGAGGGTGGGGGTGCTGTCACTTTTTCACCGactacaggactagtaaaggcccagcgCTAAttctgtgatttaaaaaaatatatgcacTACCGGTCAGAagatttagaacacctactcattcaagggtttttctttatttttactattttccttattgtataataatagcacatat belongs to Oncorhynchus kisutch isolate 150728-3 unplaced genomic scaffold, Okis_V2 scaffold4046, whole genome shotgun sequence and includes:
- the LOC109877484 gene encoding membrane-spanning 4-domains subfamily A member 4D, which encodes MCMKMSLSITACLPDQRRRPPSVTSSINLETNSGREMKYTFQSDECMVITIPLGSLRNAQEGQLMPDNFHCVFKDVYKVFLKGQPKALGAAQLIAGVLLLILGLLFVQQSKLVLIFTVPSVLFVVAGMLTYAAGHSPSMCVTKLSFSLNIVSCFWTVAAVVLCTVPASHGFHGDHQEVFSGIKWMIVVLLVIELVVSMVAIYWESKAVCRQHFNILPMVTLKQEV